The following are encoded in a window of Myxocyprinus asiaticus isolate MX2 ecotype Aquarium Trade chromosome 17, UBuf_Myxa_2, whole genome shotgun sequence genomic DNA:
- the gjb10 gene encoding gap junction protein beta 10, protein MNWTIFQGLLSGVNKYSTAIGRVWLSIVFLFRVMVYVVAAEKVWGDEQKDFTCNTAQPGCHNVCYDHFFPVSHIRLWALQLIFVTCPSFLVLLHVAYREERERKHRLKYGEGCQRLYANTGKKHGGLWWTYVLSLVFKMGVDGTFVYLLYHIYEGYDFPTPLKCSEDPCPNVVDCFISRPTEKKIFTIFMVVTSLVCILLSFCEIIYLVGKRCFECVHRLQGTRQISKARSISDMRSSNACLQSNAKKLASKEQPAPAYSEVISS, encoded by the coding sequence ATGAATTGGACTATCTTTCAGGGTCTCCTGAGCGGGGTCAACAAGTACTCCACTGCAATTGGTCGTGTCTGGCTGTCCATAGTCTTTCTGTTCAGGGTCATGGTCTATGTTGTTGCTGCTGAGAAGGTTTGGGGTGATGAGCAGAAAGACTTCACATGTAACACGGCTCAGCCTGGTTGCCATAATGTTTGCTACGATCACTTCTTTCCAGTGTCCCACATACGTCTGTGGGCACTGCAGCTTATCTTCGTCACCTGCCCATCGTTTCTAGTGCTGCTGCATGTGGCATATCGTGAGGAACGCGAGAGAAAGCACCGTCTGAAATACGGCGAGGGCTGTCAGCGCTTGTACGCCAACACTGGAAAGAAGCATGGTGGTCTTTGGTGGACCTATGTTCTCTCGCTGGTTTTTAAGATGGGTGTAGATGGGACCTTTGTTTACCTGCTCTACCACATCTACGAGGGCTACGACTTCCCGACCCCGCTCAAGTGTTCCGAGGATCCCTGCCCCAACGTAGTTGACTGCTTCATCTCTCGGCCGACCGAGAAGAAGATCTTCACCATCTTCATGGTGGTGACAAGTCTGGTGTGCATCCTGCTCTCCTTCTGCGAGATCATCTACCTGGTGGGCAAACGGTGCTTTGAATGTGTCCACAGGTTGCAGGGGACACGCCAGATAAGCAAGGCAAGGTCCATCTCTGACATGAGGAGCTCAAATGCTTGTTTACAGTCAAACGCCAAGAAACTGGCTAGCAAAGAGCAGCCGGCGCCAGCGTACAGTGAGGTTATCTCATCATAA